The region TCAGCCAAGTTAGAGATGAAACCAAAAGGCCACCAAGATAAATTTTAAGTAGGaaagcacaattttaaaaaacgTATTTATTCGTGTGTGAGGAGGCACATGCAGAAATtcaaggacaacttgtgagagttggTTCCCTTCTTCTAATACGTGGGTCCCAGAAATTGAATGCAGGCTGTCAGGTTTGATGGTGAAtacatttacccactgagtcattttatCAGCCGAGAAAACATACTCTTAAATGCAGATTAGCATTGTTGGGCTGTGTATGTCAGTGATAAAAACAAAGCCCTAGTTTCAGTCTTTAgcactgtattttaaaaagaaaaacaggactgTTAGAGGAAGAACAATAAATgtatacaaatgaataaaaatatgggAATTGGAAAAATAGAGCATTTGAAGATCTCTTAGAAAGGATGGACAGAATGACCAAAGACATAAAGGTGGGAATGTGTTCTATTGCAGGGAAGATAGAGTCAAGGAGGGGTTTCTCTCACAGAATGTACACTAGAAGTAAAGAGGAGATTTTAGGCCCTGGAGAAAGTTACTGAGTAAAagtgaaacataaaataatgtgGGGAAGACTGATGCCAAGGTTATTCCTTTTCAAAATGGAGCACCAACGTACAGTCTTATATGTGTAATGTAACAGGGGCCTTGTTAGTAATGAGAGCCCTTCCCTGAGTTTACCTGAGCAGTGAGCTCTTAGAGCAGCCTGAACTGTTGGAATGTGAGAGGCAGTGGTGAGACAACTCTGATCCCTTCTTTCAGACGAAGAACTTGTCATCAAAGCTGAAGACCTGGCTAGAGCCTCCTTGTGTCCTGAAGTTCCCGTAGCCTTCTCTGCCCCGCCACCACCAGCAGCCAAGGATGCTTTTGCAGATGTAGCTTTCAAAAGCCAGCAGTGTACTCCCATGACACCTTTTGGACGCACAGCCACTGACCTGCCTGAGGCCTCAGAGGGACAAGTGACCTTTACTCAGTTAGGAAGCTACCCACTCCCACCTCCAGTTGGAGAGCAGGTGTTCTCATGCCCCCATTGTGGCAAGAGTCTCAACCACGACATGTTAATGACACATCAATGTAGCCACACTGCTGAGCACCCCTTAACCCGTGCCCAGTGTCCCAAGCACTTTGCCCCACAGGTGGACCTCGGTAGCACCTCTCAGGACCATGCCAGTGAAACACCACCCACCTGTCCTCACTGTGCCCGGACCTTCACTCACCCCTCACGACTCACGTACCATCTTCGGGTCCACAACAGCACTGAGCGCCCCTTCCTCTGTCCTGATTGTCCCAAGCGCTTCGCTGACCAGGCTCGACTCACCAGCCATCGGCGCGCTCATGCAAGTGAGAGGCCTTTCCGTTGCCCACAGTGTGGTCGTAGCTTTAGCCTGAAAATCAGTCTCCTGCTGCACCAGAGGGGACATGCGCAGGAGCGCCCCTTCTCTTGTCCTCAGTGTGGCATTGACTTCAATGGCCATTCTGCACTGATTCGTCACCAGATGATCCACACAGGTGAACGGCCCTACCCATGTACAGACTGCAGCAAGAGCTTCATGCGTAAGGAACACTTGCTAAACCACCGGAGGCTGCACACAGGTGAGCGGCCTTTCCAGTGTCCGCACTGTGGCAAGAGCTTCATCCGCAAACACCACCTCATAAAGCACCAGCGCATCCACACGGGCGAGCGGCCCTACCCCTGCGCCCTGTGTGGAAGGAGCTTCCGCTACAAGCAGACACTCAAGGACCACCTGCGGACAGGTCACAGTGGAGGCTGTGCAGGTGATAGGGACCCTTCTGCACAGCCAGCAGACCCACCTGGTCCACTCTTAACTGCCCTGGAAACCTCTGGTCTAGGTGTTAGCACTGAAGGTCTAGAATCTAGTCAGTGGTATGGGGAAGGGAATGGAGGCGTGGTTTTGTAGATCTGTGGCCCATTGGTTATTTATGTTCACTGCAGAGCAGAAGGTCCAGGAGAAAGCCTACAAGCTCCACAACCCATAGTAATTATTGTCTGTTACATAAAGGAATTTGGGGGTCTACACTCAACTAGAGACATGCTTGTGCAAGTCCACAACAGTACAAGAATACCATATTTTGAAAACTGGAAGAGAATCCAGCATTCGTGTCTTTTCATATACCACAAATGCAGAGTTTGGGCAGCAAGATTTGTCTTCTGATCATTCTGTCAGAATAGCAGAGAGTAGACTGCCTCTAGATCGAGACGAGCTGGAAAGAGCCCCCAAACCTCAAAGCCATCTTTCTCTAATTCCTCAGTGATGAGGTGACTGTTGGGGGAATGTGCTTTAGCTGCCTGTTAGGTGCCGTGTCTCAAACCAGCTAAGCTCTCTTCATACCTGTGTAGTCACCTTTCCCTGAAACCTGGTGACTGGGGCTGCCTTCCCAGGCCTAGATTCTGTCGGCTAATACATTTTGTTTAATGTTGGCGAAAAAGAAATCTGACTTTGATAGCTTATTAAGGGGACAGTTCCTAGCTTTCACTAGCTTGATTTGAAACATTCAGACTCTTGTAGCAGCTTTTAAAGAGGACAGAGAACTTTACCACAGCCCTGGTTAGAAATTGAGGAGAGTTCTCTCTTCAGGTTCAAGAGCTAAAGATTCCAGAGATCTCAGGCACAACAGTGATAGCATGGCCTAAAAATCTGCCTGAATCATGAATTTAGAGTCACTtatatctatgtatcccttctcTTTTCCAAGCAGGCGATCGTGTTTTTCCACTTctgttgtttgattttctttctctctctctctcttgagacagggtcttactatatatccTGGCCCGGAATTTGCTTCAtagaccagtctagccttgaactcatagagctctgcctgcctctgcctctgcctcttgttctgggtgcaccaccatgcccaacttgaTTGTCTTTACAGTGCTCACAGCACTTCAGAAAGTGCTTTTGTCCCTTCAGTAGTGTGACAACAGTGGTGTAACGTGATGCTCTTAGAGGATGGCTTTCCTGCCTGTCATGAACAGAGTGAGGCCTCTCTTCAGTCCTGAGAGGGAGACATCGTATCTGTCTGACCTGTCATGctgttttttagacagggcttcactgtgtagccaggctggaactcggagatctgcctgtctccacatctagagtgctaagattaaaagcatgcactatcATGCTTAGCCATCTGTTGTACTTTGAGGTGTCATGGCtaccatgctttcttttcttggcCCCTCTTAGTCATCTGAAAGCATCTGAACCTAGTTCTGTTCCTAAATATTCATACAACCTGGTGTGTGTCCTCTTCTGTTTTCAGCTCTCACATTTTTATCACCAAAATGAAGCTGTTAAAAGGTGAGTGTAAGCCACAcagtggtggcgctcacctttaatcccagcatccaggaggcaagacaggcggatgtctgtgagtttgaggccagcctggtctacaagagctagttccaggacaggctccaaagccgcagagaaaccctgtgtcaaacaaacaaacaaacaaacaaacaaaaaacaaaacaaagggtgAATGTActggtaaaaataaaaagccacaggtccccaagtggcggcagcaggcagcaggcacgaGACCACAGCAGCCCACAGCAGcgggccacaaaggcagccagaTCCCAGGCgaggagccacatggtgggtgagagactgagatgAATAGGCATActttgcagagtgaggttggatatttatttagtgggttatggaagggaagggaaagaggagaaggggaaagagctgagagagaaagaggaaagaaacagagatgggagaatggagctgcctctttgggagagagatgggaggaagggCTCAGACTGGAAACGGAAGGAAGATTGGCCTGCCTCAAAAgtggacaggacagaccattacagtgaACCTCTAGAAacttttacaaagaaagaagaatcttATGATAAAGTTCTCCTCTGCCAAAATTCTGTTCTTCATTTGGCTTCTGTCCAGACAAAGCCAAATAAGGCAAGAAAACCAAAGCAGAGAAACTCATGTAGAAACTTGGTGGAAATCAGCTTGTCTTGTTGTTTTGCTCTTAGTGGGTCCTAAAGTAGAAGATGGAGAATGTAGAAACCACG is a window of Microtus pennsylvanicus isolate mMicPen1 chromosome 21, mMicPen1.hap1, whole genome shotgun sequence DNA encoding:
- the Znf398 gene encoding zinc finger protein 398 isoform X1 — translated: MAETTAAPTSEWDSECLTSLQPLPLPTPPATNEAHLQTAAISLWTVVAAVQAIERKVEVHSRRLLHLEGRTGTAEKKLASCEKTVTELGNQLDGKWAVLGTLLQEYGLLQRRLENLENLLRNRNFWILRLPPGIKGDIPKVPVAFDDVSIYFSTPEWEKLEEWQKELYKNIMKGNCESLISMDYAMNQPDVLSQIQPEEHSTDDQPRPEASEIPADASEEPGLSTSDILSWIKQEEEPQVGVPQESKESDLYKGSYADEELVIKAEDLARASLCPEVPVAFSAPPPPAAKDAFADVAFKSQQCTPMTPFGRTATDLPEASEGQVTFTQLGSYPLPPPVGEQVFSCPHCGKSLNHDMLMTHQCSHTAEHPLTRAQCPKHFAPQVDLGSTSQDHASETPPTCPHCARTFTHPSRLTYHLRVHNSTERPFLCPDCPKRFADQARLTSHRRAHASERPFRCPQCGRSFSLKISLLLHQRGHAQERPFSCPQCGIDFNGHSALIRHQMIHTGERPYPCTDCSKSFMRKEHLLNHRRLHTGERPFQCPHCGKSFIRKHHLIKHQRIHTGERPYPCALCGRSFRYKQTLKDHLRTGHSGGCAGDRDPSAQPADPPGPLLTALETSGLGVSTEGLESSQWYGEGNGGVVL
- the Znf398 gene encoding zinc finger protein 398 isoform X2, translating into MAETTAAPVPVAFDDVSIYFSTPEWEKLEEWQKELYKNIMKGNCESLISMDYAMNQPDVLSQIQPEEHSTDDQPRPEASEIPADASEEPGLSTSDILSWIKQEEEPQVGVPQESKESDLYKGSYADEELVIKAEDLARASLCPEVPVAFSAPPPPAAKDAFADVAFKSQQCTPMTPFGRTATDLPEASEGQVTFTQLGSYPLPPPVGEQVFSCPHCGKSLNHDMLMTHQCSHTAEHPLTRAQCPKHFAPQVDLGSTSQDHASETPPTCPHCARTFTHPSRLTYHLRVHNSTERPFLCPDCPKRFADQARLTSHRRAHASERPFRCPQCGRSFSLKISLLLHQRGHAQERPFSCPQCGIDFNGHSALIRHQMIHTGERPYPCTDCSKSFMRKEHLLNHRRLHTGERPFQCPHCGKSFIRKHHLIKHQRIHTGERPYPCALCGRSFRYKQTLKDHLRTGHSGGCAGDRDPSAQPADPPGPLLTALETSGLGVSTEGLESSQWYGEGNGGVVL